A window of the Salvelinus alpinus chromosome 3, SLU_Salpinus.1, whole genome shotgun sequence genome harbors these coding sequences:
- the LOC139569801 gene encoding RPE-retinal G protein-coupled receptor-like, translating to MVSSYPLPDGFSDFDVFSLGSCLLVEGLLGFFLNAVTVAAFLKIRELRTPSNFLVLSLALADMGISANATIAAFSSFLRYWPYGSDGCQTHGFQGFVTALASIHFIAAIAWDRYHQYCTTS from the exons ATGGTGTCTTCCTACCCTTTACCGGATGGTTTCTCAGACTTCGATGTATTCTCTTTGGGATCTTGTCTGCTAGTGGAGG GTCTTCTGGGATTCTTCCTGAATGCTGTGACAGTCGCTGCTTTCCTCAAAATAAGAGAGCTGAGAACCCCCAGCAATTTCCTAGTCTTGAGTTTGGCATTGGCCGATATGGGCATCTCTGCGAACGCAACCATTGCCGCTTTCTCCAGTTTTCTGAG GTACTGGCCCTATGGCTCAGATGGCTGCCAGACTCATGGCTTCCAGGGTTTCGTGACAGCTCTCGCCAGCATCCACTTCATTGCTGCCATTGCATGGGACAGATACCACCAGTACTGCACAA CATCCTAA